Genomic DNA from Cyprinus carpio isolate SPL01 chromosome A22, ASM1834038v1, whole genome shotgun sequence:
taataattttgttgtcatatttatcatatttattagttttttcttaatagctttatttttattccagttttagtcattttaatacttcagcATACTTCAGTAAGTTGCCAAAGcaccatttctaattttcatttacgttattttattttatttcagctttattttaaaacaattgaaaacaattctcagtttaaattgtatttaccaataacaacacaattttttgtgtgcagtattttattttttatttatttattgtattataagtCCTTATCCGTATCATAAAAAGTAACGAATTTCATATGTTAAAATGTGTGGGAATTCTGTTGCAcgatttaatgtttttagtacAACAGCGCTGCAGGTATAAAAGGAAAATATTGAGTgtgtctccctctgctggacaTTGGTTAGGAAATGCTGTGTAAACAGGAAATAACCTCAATTTATAATTTTTCCTGCACCCTTTTCTAACCGCAAATGGCATCTATCTTTTCATAAGATGCGTGGCTCGTTAACACAACATAATAAGAAAGTTGATCTGAGCTGTATGGCTGCTGTCGGAGTGATGTATGCGTGCATTTGGGTTTGTTGTTGTGGTGTTATTGATCATCAGTGACACGATGGATGACAGTATGCAGCTGTGGGTCTTTAGCCCAGTAATGCCACTATAGCTGTATTGATACAGCACTATTCGTGGTGCATCTGGACTCTAACACAGTGGTTTTTAGAGATTTGCAAGCAAAGCACAAAAATGATCACATTTtcgaaaaatgctttttttatatactttttggaacaaaatgcaCCTATAAACACCAAATATTTTGATAGTTTCTAATTGTGGTTTTGAATATATTCTGCTTCCATTACAATTCAAAGGCCAGTTTGTCATTATCAGCTGGCCgattctctgtctgtctgcaaaGCTTTCCAACAGCGTTCTCAGCACAAATACATTAGCTTCATCCACACAGCCACACCTTTGTGTAAGCTGCAATGGCAGAATGACAAATGGAGCTATAGCTAGAGCGGACTGCACTGCCCTGAATGTGTCTGAGCTAACCTATGGAGGAGATACGGATATATCCGCTGATTTAATGTGGAGAAATAGACTCCACTTCCCTGTTCTGTAATTACAGTAGATGTGAGAACCAGAATAATGTTGTCTGGTTTCTTTTTAAAGCTTGGCCAGCTCCAGGTGTATATTGAAGAGGAACTATGAAGGTTTTTGTAATGAAACCTCAGATCTCAGGGAGATTAGATTTACTAGACTAGATTTACACAAGCCTGATGATATAATTTGTCACGTTGAAGACaaacaatgtgttttatgtaCAGTAATAGGTTATGAGAAATGTCCTCTCATGTCattatttatattgttgcaaaacaatgtgtattgtgaaaagcgctttGCAAATACATGTGACTGACTCCTTAGGTGTTTATTTAACAAGTGTGGtggaatttttttatattcatttgtttttgttctcagCTTCGTTACTTttgttccatatatatatataaatataatatatatatatatatatatatatatatatatatatgcatacatacatgcatacaccctcatacagtattttttatgtcACATGGCCTCCTGCCTTACATatgtatctaaatataaaaaaataatactagctTAAAAAACATCTGATCTTATCTTCTAATATTCGTATCTAATTGGGCTCaactgaggattttttttttaaatagaaaaattctCAGAAGCCACTGGCCTTTGGATCTGAGATTATGTTTGATGACTATTTAGactctttgagtttttttttttttttttcttcatttataaaGTATTAGTGATGCCCAGATGGAAATGTGTgtggaaaaatatataatatatattgtatatacataattaaaatgtatataataacatACTATTCATGCAtactattttgtaatttttgccgttttctgaaaaaaatattataaaaaatgtaatatatataatataaattataaccaaaaaactaaatattaacaaatttaaattatttttatcctAATGCATCTGAATGTAATTTTCGAAGTAACATTTTTCTCAGTTGtgattctgattatatttttattactatattccagtattttttttttttgtcttttagcaaatttttaaaataaataatatactattttttataatataatataatataattattattgtttagctattttctttaagtaaaacattattttgtttctattttggggtgaaatataaactaaacgttttcttgacaggttttgtcgatgtgtgttttttgtattttcctcACTGATTAAATTGTAATGcttgtgaaagaaagaaatattattgtTAGTGTGTTCTGCTATTTTCCCACCATGTTAAATTGAAACGGAAGAAACCAGTGAAAGCAAGTGGACAGAAGTTGATGTGAATGTGCGTGTGAGGATGCAAGAGATGTAcattaatagagagagagagaggagctaGAGGGGGTTGCACTGCCTCGCTCCTATTGGCTAGCCATTACGACATTCTCCCCGAAGGCTCCCaaaccccctcctcctcctcctcctcctctcctctctctcgctctctgccACTCCACACCCCTCCATCTCACGCTCTGTTTCTCCACATGTCCCCCTGTCTGTCCCCTTAGCGAGCATCCAGCAGCAATTAGCATTTAGCATGAGTTGCATTGGAGCCTCGGCCATGTCTACTGTCCATTCGTCCACAGTCTCCTGTTCCCTCACAATGCCCCACCtatcttcctctcctcctcccttTCCGCCACTCCGCCACCTTTTCTAGCATCGACAGCATCTCTGTGAGCATCTCTCCCTCCCCGTCTTTCCCTGCTGTTGGAAAACAGCACAGAAGCCACTGGAGCTGGAGTAACGAAGGCCGGAGGACGAGAAGACGACAGCCTCCACCCAGTCTCGCATCTCGCTTCCTTCATCCCACACTAGGACGTTCTGGCACCTTTTGGATACTTCCGGACCTCAACAGGATGGCGGAGCTGGCAGACTCTCGACTGAACAAGAACAAGGACTTAGCTTGACTCCGACTCTACAGACCTCTTGACGGAGAGCAGAATCTACATGACAACGACTCAACTTCGTCTCGTTTCCACCTTGATCCGCATCCCTTTGAAGACGAGTAAAACACAGAAGACGTGCTGCCTGTTGTCTGTCTCAACAGCAGCACGCGACTCTCCTCCTGCCTGTTGCCAGGCAACAAATTGCAAATTTGGGTTTTCGGGAGGAGCCGGCCAATGATAAACCAGGATGGAAGCGTATTTCCTCGTTGAAGCATGTCAAACCACTTTCGGTTTGCTTTGGATCTGCCGTCTTTTAAACTAGGCGTGGTCTCCGATATTGTTTACATTGCAGACCCAAAATGGATCAATGCAAGTGTGAATCTGCTCTCCGGTTTTTGATGCCACATACTCAGGCTTGTCGAATCATGATCGAATGACACCATCACATTTGCAGAGACCGCTTTAGCGCTACCGAATCAACTGCCTGGACTAACTTTTGATTAAGATTGGACACCGTCTTGGGACATCAACGTGGCTGACTCCAAGTCAGCCCCACAGCCTCCATGGGAGGACGATGCTGGGGATTCCGAAGGAGCCCAAGAGGCTCTTTCACCTTTGACCCCAGAGAGAGATTTGCCTTCAACGCTTCTATGGGCTCAGATACCACCTGCTGTACGGAGGCTGGAGGAAGGGGGCGCCGGAGAGGACAAGGGTGGGCTGGTCAATGACTGTACCGATAGAGTCATGGGGCTGCTGGGCATGGGTCACCGCCTGTTTGTGCCCCGACTGCTGGCGGTGAGGGGCCGCTGCTGCAAAAATAAGCCGCCTTCATGTctgttaatgttttgtgtgtttatatgtggctcttgtgtatgtgtttatgtagGAAACGTGTTAGCTGCCTTTTATTTGTCATTCTGTTGAAGGCAGTTTTGTTTCACAGTGTCTTTCTATTATAACAGTATCAGTgagacaattttatttatatattttattaataatgcttTGATGccttaagttgtatttaaacacttattttaattttttttaaatgttctaaattatttatttatttagttctttaaTACCTTAAGTTCACTTGCagcatacaaattattttatttttaatgttttcaattattaatttatttgtttgtatatttattatattttattgataatgCTTTTGATGTCTTGCGTTCACTTACAGCAtatcttgttttttattgtaaaatggttttatttgtttgtttgtttgtttgtttgtttaagaatGCTTTGATGCCCTAAATCACTTGCCGCATataaactattcttttttttattttgaatgtactttttttttttttaatgccttaaCTTGCAGCATAtaaactgttctttttttatgttcttgtatgtatgtatgtatttatgcaaGGCTCGAAATTGCGACCATTTTAGTCGCATATGCTCCCTAAATTTAATGTGTGCGACCTCTAAAATATATTTGGGAGCATTTATGTGAGTGCAAATAATTGTTGAGGTGCGACCTGTTTTATCATCAAGTAAACTTTATCTTTACGTTCTTAAGTTTAAAGCAGATTTTAGGCTGGTTAATATTAGCCGTCAATCACTGCCTTTCACTGCGCTCCGTTGTCACGTGACAGAACTAACTAGCGTGGAAAATGTAAAGAGATGAGGAGAGAAGATGAAAAGGTCACTGTTAAACAGGGCTCTCGACATTAACagttgagtttttatatttataacatatgacACAGTTACGTAATATTACACGACCAAGAATGCTGTTTTCCCGAACATCCTGAATAAAACCATCAACACTGAAAATATGACACTGATTCCATACAACAGTTCACTAAACTGTTAAAAGTAGTTAAAATGTAATCACTTACATTTTATACGCAATATTATCtggttttgttctgtttcagCAGCGAAAATGGTTCCAAAAAAAGTTCACAACAGAACTGTAGCGCATTTCACAAGAAAACGATCGTGTTTcagcgttttgaacgaatcgtttgaggcAAAGATTCAATAATTCATAAACAGCTGCCTCTTCTTTGATTGAATCAActgtttgaacgaatcgtttgaatgaCTGGCcaaatgattcactcattaagacggtcacttgccgccacctactggtggtttgttttatgtttaaaagtatcattaaaaatatatttttttccaacatttattttatatatatatatatatatatatatatatatatatatatatatatatatatatataatatatatatatatatatatataaatttaaacatatatacaacatacacaaatttaagaatttaaaatgatagATGAAGCACACATTTAATaagattagagaaaaaaaatggcctttataaaggtaaaaaaaattaaaaaatgctctggggtaattattaaaattatgcatatttaaatgtcaaagctgatagaacaccgatgagaatattgcttcagaataaattatatttacagcaCAAAAATCCTATGTATTCCAGAAAAGCGACTTTTACTCAAAGTGAATGACAAGGCTTAATGTCTAcccctatatttatttatttgtttatttatttatttatacattttcgttGTACTGCTCCTAAATTTTTGCTGGTGCTCCTAACTTTTTGAAGTTGGGAACACCAGTGCtaccaagtaaaaaaaagttaatttcgaGCCCTGATTTAATGCCTTAAGTGCACTTGCAGCATACAAACTAGttttattatagaaatgttattatatatttaattaattaaaaatgctttgaTGTCTTAGGTTTACATGTAGCATacgtgttaatttatttatttttattaatttaaaaaaatgtttttatttatttattgtcttaagTTCAGTTGCAACAAAcaatctattattttttatttttaatgtatatttattttcttttttgttaacaAATTGCAGATAAACATTTGGTTTAATATTAATGGTTATTTTGgccataaaatgaaagtaattATTAGCTTTTCGCTATTGGCCAGACTTTCAGCATTGGTAGAAATGATGTTGTACTGTGCAAATCTTACTCTTACTCTTGTTGTCATTCGATAGATGTATTTAAATATCTGATTTATACTCAAACAATATAGCATCTGTAAAATGTTATGTGGCTTTGTCAGGTTCACAAAAGGCCAATGCATACATAAATGAGGAAAATAATCACCTAGCAAGTTCCTCTTCAGGTAGTTTATCAAGTTAATTTTACTGAAATGACCCTAAACCGGTTCTGTTTGCATGCAGACCTCCAAGGAAGACTTGCTTCAAGCTGACTTTGAGGGTGCACTGAAATTTTTCCGGGTCCAGCTCCCAAAACGCTACAGGGCGGCAGAGAATGCTCAGCGCCTGATGGAGCAAGCTTGCAATATCAAGGTAAGAAAGATCTCCAAACATCTTTCAAAGCACTATCAAACACTgggcatttattaatatatttttattttatttcattttgttttaaccCTTATTTTTCTATCAATTTAGTGCCAGTTACATGAATTCTGTTGATTTGAAAACCCcaaccataaatatatatacagtatatttttttaatcaacttttttattgtttttaattcaacaaaacaacatccattcaaacaaacaaaacaggggagcaacagacacatcaatatttttacagtctgaaagaaaaattttttttatggttatttctTTAGATCAACCAGCAAACaaaattttcttctttaatgAATTTATACAGGAGTTAGAATCATCATTGAGAAGACATACACATGGATTAGACATGTAATCAAGTTGTAGTTAAAaggataaaacaataaatatttaattggaatattttaatgatttatctacttttttgtttgtgcttTGAAAATGAATGAGTTTTCAAATTGCTTGGCTTATAGTGATGAGGTGTGCTTTTAGTTGTGTGTTCAGTTGGATTTATGCATGGCGGATGATGAAATGGGTGGATACCTGTGGACTTATGTTAAAGGAGTTAATTATGTAATCCCAGGTCACTTTTGCATTGTTTGAGAAATGTGAGGCGCTGCACCACAAAGCTAGCATGCAGTTATTCAGAGAATGCAGAGACCTTGTCTGCGTTTCAAGGCTCCATTGAGGCAAGGTGGAGTTAAGACTCAAGGATAAATAGTTGGAGTTATTGCTTCTTCCATACATTCATGCTTTAAAGAGTTTATTTTTGTTGGGGGGCaggggttttatttatttatttgtgtgatgttGAGTGTGCATGTTCAGGAAGGAAGGAGGAGAAAAGAGCAAGATGGTACTGTGTTCTTCTCCTCCCTCCtacttctctttctccttctttttGTAAAAGCAGTTCTGCTGTCACTAACAGCAGGATTTCCTGTGTCCCAGTCGCTCACTGCTTTGCCTCAGTAATGCAGTATATAATGCACTGTTTAACTAGGGATGACTGTTTGTATGCTATAATTAATTCCGATATTGAGAATGTTTTGTCCAAACAGTGTTGCTAAAGGCATAGTTTCTTAGATATGGCTAGTATCCATGTATGTACTTCTACGGTCTGTCTATGCGCATAATTTTTATGTGTggatatattaatgtattttaaaataagtctcttttgctcaccaaggctgcatttattcaaaatacagtaaatactgtaatattgttaaatattttttttaaaataactaactatttgaaaataactttccatttgaatatattttaaaatgcaatttattcctgtgatggcaaagctgaattttcattactcctgtcttcagggtcacatgatccttcagaaatatgctgatttgctgctctagaatcatttattattattattattattattatcagtgttaaaaatagttgtgtgcaattttttgaaaaagaaattaatactttcattcagcagggacgcattaaattgatcaaaagtgacagtaatgacatttataatgttatttttttatatatgtgtatatatatatatatatatatatatatatatatatacacttacacATTAGATTGATTCGTATACTGCGTATTCCatactattttttattaacaattttttttaagtgaatcagTGTCTCGTGTCCACTGTGCTATGTTGTCTATTCTTTGAGACTGGACGGAGAACCATGAATTTGGCAGAAATTAGGACCCAGtgagagagaaatgagaaacCAGAGAGGGAGAATCACTCTGTGGGAAACCAGCACCTGAGTGAGGTGATGTAACAGGTGCATTCATCAACAAATCAGCAAAAAGAGAGCAGCTTCATTTTACGCCTGAATCATGCCTGTAAGATCATtatcctgttttttatttgtatggcaCTTTCAACTCCCTACAGTCCACACCCTCCATGCACCCTTGATCCACGTCTCCTCCACACCCTAACGGGAAGGATGGGTTTATACCTGCAGCATTTACGCCACAGACTTCATTTGGACTACTTGCGATTTGCTCAGGtctgttgtttttgttccttTGGAGAGAAGACCATAAGCATAAGTCATCTGATCCTTCTTATTTTGCAACTGGATTTTCTTGACATCTAGCCAAGTGGCGTTTTGCACATGTAAATGAGTTCTGCACTGTCATTGCTCCCAGCATCTGCGTTGTCCACGCCTCGTTGGCGCCCGTGTGCGTATGTGTACTTAGTCACACTTTCCTCTTTATCTTATGCAAACAAAAGTGAAAGACAGACAGGAGAGCAGATCAATGAGATGTTTCATCCAAAATGAACGCTGGAATGGGTGAATAAAGACGTTTAGACTGCCATTCAACctcaaaactgttatttttatccTCACCGTCTCCGATCTTGTTCGTTCCTAGAAGATTCTGCCACTGGGATGTCGAGTGGATGTGTTTTATGAGACGGCTGTGAGGGAGGAGACTGTGTAGCAAGGACAGGAAGCCTTATTGGCGTATCTCCATATCAGACCTGGACACCggacgccacacacacacaaaccaagcTGTGCACAGATTACTTCTGCCACCCGTGATCCCAGCCGTTTCCAATCACATGTGCAAGAAGAGGAAATGCAAAGTGGTTGTTTCTCTTTGAAATGGTGTGAATTTAAAGAGGATCAAGTCTCCGGGTAATAAGCTTACAGGGTGATGGAATTCAAAGGCACCTGCTTGCGTCGAAAGCACAAGCTGTACGAACTTCCCCCTCTGCGGATTACGAGCCGAATTCCAGATTTCACATCCTCTTGATATTGAAAGAGGACTTAATCGAAAGGAGACGTGCTTTGAGAGTGGAAACAGCTTAGAGGAATCAGCCTTGGAGAACTCCGACCACATGGCATCTCGAGTCCTCGGCTTGTAGATGTTTGCGTTTGGATACTTATTAAACCAGGAACAAACCCACTTTATTTCTCTTGGGAGGAAAAACGCGGCCTGATGAGAGAACCACCAGGGGAGTTAGAAGACCCCATTGTGGTTGTCTGACGAACCAAAATTTCCCCTGCCTCTTCAACTTTTTCCGCTTGTCTGGCTCTTCATATTTCCAGTGGTAACTACCACTATCCTTGAGACTGTGGCGAGTCATCACTGCACAACTCAGACGATTTTGCAATTTAGAGTCGGCAGACATACACAGAGTTTCTTCTCTTTGGAGGAGTTGAGCAGGATACTCGGTCCTTGGAAGACAAAAccaggtgtttgtgtgtgagagagagtgcgtTCCTCTGTGGTCCATCCCCCCTGTGTTTATTTCCCGCCTCAAGGGGCCGGCTCTCATCCGTAAAGAAACTTGTCAGCTGGTCTCGACAGACTTGTCAGCTTTCTCCTCCTCATttcctcctccctccctcccttgtTTCTCGAAGCACACCTGTCTCGCTCAGTGCTCCTCGCAGAAACTTTGCCAAGATGATGCAGGAAGTGTCGATAACGGTGGCTTACGACGCTCATGTTATCAATCAGATCAACGAGGAGGATTTCTTCGCCAGTCTGGTGGCTGACTCCAAACCCAAACCGGTGGTAAGTCTCACTCAAACGGCTGTTTTTACTTTAGGAATTGACAAGAACATCATCTAGTCTTGTTGTACAAGCCTTTTTCTTCTGAGCTTGTTCGTTTGATACAGCCTAACGCTGTCCGCTCTGTGAGAAATGTCCTGTAATGAAATTACAGAGCTCTACAATTTCCCCCATTATGTCTTTATTGCAAGGAATGCCAACTTGGAGCtgaaaatactgtgtgtgtgtgtgtgtgtgtgtgtgtgtgtgtgtgtgtgtgtgtgtgtgtgctagtaaGATGATGAACATTGTTTAGTAGCAAACGATTGGTTGTCAGCTTAATGCAATTTTGCATGTTTTGACTCTCTTTTTCCCTCAAGTAGATGTTTTGAATACTCAGATGAGCCTAGTGAATATTCAAACATTGTCCAGTCACTGGCAATCGCACTGGTTTGACAAATCCGATGAATCAAAGTTAAGCTTTGCCGTTTTTACTTTAACTTGGTGTAAAACAGTTCTGTGGCCATTTTTAGCTGTAAAATATGATCACTCATTCTGGTATCGAGACGTGTTTCAGTTTGTGTATATTCACGTTTGTAGGAAACAACGTGTGCTGCTAATGTCAGCGTGAATGGAAAATGCAGATCAGCTACTCATTCGTACCCGTGTAGGTGTTTTGAGTATATACAAAAACGTCATTTACACCAACCACGTTTGTTGAGGTGAAACTTACAGGATGAACTTTCCATATGTATATGACTGTGAGTGTTAAACCGAATGAACGGTTGTGCTGAGAGCTTGACTTCCAT
This window encodes:
- the LOC109112558 gene encoding uncharacterized protein LOC109112558 isoform X2 — its product is MMQEVSITVAYDAHVINQINEEDFFASLVADSKPKPVVPTKKLKKFEKEYQSLKESQLQQEDPIDRYQFRTV